GCGTGGAGCGCGGGGGAGGCGGGAAGGAGAGAGGGGTGCGCCGCGGGCCGGCCGCGGTGTTTGCTGCAGCAGGGCGGCGATTCCTCGCCGCCCTGAATGACAAATCGAACGATGCCCGGTGGCGCTTAGCGGCGCGCAGCCGTAGCGGTGCGCTCGCCCGCACTGCCGCGCGATTCGTCGCCCGCGCTGGCGGCGCGCTCGGCGCTCATGTCGCGGGCGCCCCAGCGCTGGGCGAGCGCGGCGCACACCATGAGCTGGATCTGATGGAACAGCATGAGCGGCAGCACGACCGCGCCCACGGCGTTCGAGGCGAAGATGACCTTTGCCATCGGCACGCCGGCCGCGAGGCTCTTTTTCGAACCGCAGAAAATGATGGTGATCTGGTCGGCGCGCGAGAAGCCGAGCTTCTTGCTCGTGTACATCGTGATGCCGAGCGCGAGCGCGAGCAGCACCGCGTTCACCACGAGCAGCCCGCCGAGCGCGGCGAGCGGAATGTGATGCCAGAGCCCTTCGTTGACGGCCTCGGAAAATGCCCCGAACACCACGAGCAGGATCGAGCCCTGATCGACGAACTTGAGCACGCCCTTGTTGCGCTCGATCCAGCGGCCGATCACCGGACGCAGCAACTGGCCGGCCACGAACGGCACGAGCAGCTGTAGCACGATGTTCCACACGGTGTGCCAGGCCGAACCGCCGCCCGCGTTCTGGTTCGTGACGATCAGGCTCACGAGCGCGGGCGTGACGAAGATGCCGATCAGGCTCGACGCCGAAGCGCTGCAAACGGCGGCGGGCACGTTGC
The Paraburkholderia acidiphila genome window above contains:
- a CDS encoding bile acid:sodium symporter family protein → MARPKFLPDNFTLCLVGTVILASLFPVHGQAATGFNWLTNVAVGLLFFLHGAKLSREAIVAGATHWRLHIVVLLSTFVLFPALGLALKPVLSPLVTPALYAGVLFLCTLPSTVQSSIAFTSMARGNVPAAVCSASASSLIGIFVTPALVSLIVTNQNAGGGSAWHTVWNIVLQLLVPFVAGQLLRPVIGRWIERNKGVLKFVDQGSILLVVFGAFSEAVNEGLWHHIPLAALGGLLVVNAVLLALALGITMYTSKKLGFSRADQITIIFCGSKKSLAAGVPMAKVIFASNAVGAVVLPLMLFHQIQLMVCAALAQRWGARDMSAERAASAGDESRGSAGERTATAARR